A single genomic interval of Nitrosomonadales bacterium harbors:
- a CDS encoding spore coat protein U domain-containing protein — translation MQMKTPPRMLLACALLTGTLTAQAAAVCTVQTTPLSFGSYLGNALTSTATITTTCDLPAVVTVEMDKGGGASLSSRVMSSAASQMSYNLYTDATHQVIWGDGTSGTQTVTGTNLTVYGLIPANQTVAAGNYGDTVVVTISY, via the coding sequence ATGCAGATGAAAACACCGCCCCGGATGCTGCTTGCCTGCGCGCTGTTGACAGGAACGCTGACCGCTCAGGCCGCCGCCGTCTGCACCGTGCAGACCACGCCGCTGTCATTCGGCAGCTATTTGGGCAACGCCCTCACCTCGACCGCCACCATCACCACCACTTGCGATCTGCCCGCTGTGGTAACGGTAGAGATGGACAAAGGCGGGGGTGCCAGTCTGTCCAGCCGTGTCATGTCATCGGCGGCCAGCCAGATGAGTTACAACCTCTATACCGATGCCACCCATCAGGTGATATGGGGCGACGGAACCAGCGGCACCCAGACAGTGACCGGCACCAACCTTACTGTGTACGGATTGATCCCGGCGAACCAAACGGTCGCGGCGGGCAACTATGGCGATACGGTGGTGGTGACCATCAGTTATTAG
- a CDS encoding molecular chaperone, with protein MKFVLIAILAALTTVQAAVAASISTYPMRVELEEGANIGNLTVFNSGDKPANIQVRAMDWQQDAQSGAEQLTETDELVFFPKIFSVPPKGQQVVRVGYQKEVGNKEKSFRLFVRELPVDEPGVTGARFALQISSPAFIYPKGAQQPTKPEIKGIELADGKLMARIENHGTRYYSMNKLEMRGSKANKDSYSGEVSGWYVLAGVSKLFPLSISRADCLKMDTLALTAHTQKDKSQSSFPVSAKVCEGIEDKAAPAAH; from the coding sequence ATGAAATTCGTTCTTATCGCGATTCTCGCCGCCCTTACCACGGTGCAAGCTGCCGTAGCCGCTTCGATCTCGACCTATCCGATGCGCGTGGAACTGGAGGAAGGGGCCAACATCGGTAACCTCACGGTGTTCAATTCTGGCGACAAGCCGGCCAACATTCAGGTGCGCGCCATGGACTGGCAGCAGGATGCGCAGTCCGGCGCGGAACAGTTGACCGAGACCGATGAACTGGTGTTCTTCCCGAAGATCTTTTCGGTTCCGCCCAAGGGGCAGCAGGTGGTGCGCGTGGGATACCAGAAAGAGGTGGGAAATAAAGAGAAGAGTTTCCGCCTGTTCGTACGCGAGTTGCCGGTGGATGAGCCGGGTGTGACCGGTGCCCGCTTCGCGTTGCAGATCAGTTCGCCCGCTTTTATCTACCCCAAAGGGGCGCAGCAACCAACCAAGCCGGAGATCAAAGGTATTGAGCTGGCCGACGGCAAGCTGATGGCGCGCATTGAGAACCACGGCACGCGCTATTACTCGATGAACAAGCTGGAGATGCGCGGCAGCAAGGCGAACAAAGATAGCTACAGCGGCGAAGTGTCCGGCTGGTATGTGCTGGCCGGTGTGAGCAAGCTGTTTCCGCTGAGCATCTCGCGCGCCGACTGCCTGAAGATGGATACCCTCGCGCTGACCGCACACACCCAGAAGGACAAGAGCCAGAGCAGTTTTCCGGTGAGCGCCAAGGTGTGTGAAGGTATCGAGGACAAAGCAGCCCCTGCTGCACACTGA
- a CDS encoding acetylornithine transaminase produces the protein MSHVMNTYARLPVTFVRGEGAWLWDTEGKRYLDGLSGIAVNTLGHAHPRLTAALTAQIGKLIHTSNVYQVAGQEALADKLCALSGMQEVFFSNSGCEANEAAIKLARMVGHKQGVDNPSIIVMEKAFHGRTLATLSATGNRKVQAGFEPLVKGFVRVPYNDLDAIRHVAQNNREVVAVLVEPIQGEGGIRTLDIEYLQQLRALCDEQNWLLMLDEVQCGIGRTGKWFAFQHAGILPDVMTLAKGLGSGVPVGACLAAGKATGTFQPGNHGSTFGGNPLACTAALTTLDTVEQDKLLAHAESLGQFIRDGLTNRLQGVAGVKEVRGQGLMIGIELDKPCGELVKQALANGLLINVTADNVVRLLPPLVMTQDEARSLLDILCPLIKDFLQS, from the coding sequence ATGTCACATGTCATGAATACCTATGCCCGGCTTCCCGTTACTTTCGTGCGCGGCGAAGGCGCATGGCTATGGGATACCGAAGGCAAGCGCTATCTGGACGGCTTGTCCGGAATCGCCGTGAACACGCTGGGGCACGCCCATCCGCGCCTGACCGCCGCGCTCACCGCGCAGATCGGCAAACTGATCCACACCTCCAACGTCTACCAGGTCGCCGGGCAGGAAGCGCTGGCCGACAAGCTGTGCGCCCTGTCAGGCATGCAGGAAGTGTTCTTCAGCAATTCGGGCTGCGAGGCCAACGAGGCTGCCATCAAACTGGCCCGCATGGTCGGCCACAAACAGGGCGTCGACAATCCCTCCATCATCGTGATGGAAAAAGCCTTCCACGGCCGCACGCTGGCAACGCTCTCCGCCACCGGCAACCGCAAGGTGCAGGCCGGCTTCGAGCCGCTGGTCAAGGGATTCGTGCGGGTTCCCTACAACGATCTGGACGCCATTCGCCATGTCGCGCAAAACAACCGGGAAGTGGTCGCCGTACTGGTCGAACCGATCCAGGGCGAAGGCGGCATCCGCACGCTGGACATCGAATACCTGCAACAGTTGCGCGCATTGTGCGACGAACAGAACTGGCTGCTGATGCTGGATGAAGTGCAATGCGGCATCGGCCGCACCGGCAAGTGGTTTGCCTTCCAGCATGCCGGCATCCTGCCGGACGTGATGACGCTGGCCAAGGGGCTGGGCTCGGGCGTACCGGTCGGCGCCTGCCTCGCGGCGGGCAAGGCAACCGGCACTTTCCAGCCAGGCAATCACGGTTCGACGTTCGGCGGCAACCCGCTGGCCTGCACGGCCGCGCTGACCACGCTGGACACCGTCGAACAGGACAAGTTGCTGGCGCACGCCGAGTCGCTCGGACAATTCATCCGCGACGGGCTGACCAACCGCTTGCAGGGCGTGGCTGGCGTCAAGGAAGTGCGAGGACAAGGCCTGATGATCGGCATCGAGCTCGACAAGCCGTGCGGGGAACTGGTCAAGCAGGCGCTCGCCAATGGCCTGCTGATCAACGTGACCGCCGACAATGTGGTCCGCCTGTTGCCGCCGCTGGTGATGACGCAGGACGAGGCACGATCATTGTTGGATATCCTGTGCCCGCTGATCAAAGATTTTTTACAATCCTGA
- the murJ gene encoding murein biosynthesis integral membrane protein MurJ, giving the protein MNLLKALATISGLTLVSRILAFVRDVLIARVFGAGLATDAFFVAFKLPNLLRRLFAEGAFSQAFVPIFGEYRNRKSEEETKVLVDHVTTMLALILFVVTLVGIVAAPILVYISAPGFAKNPGQFDLTVQLLRITSPYIFFISLVAVAAGILNTYNKFWVPAFAPILLNICFIGGALWAAPYFDPPILALAWAVFVAGVVQLAFQLPFLKQIGMLPTLRFSLKDEGMWRVIKQMGPAAFGVSIAQLSLIINTIFASFLVAGSVSWLYYADRLMEFPTGMLGVALGTILLPSLSKLHANSDTVQYSKLLDWGLRLTFLLALPAALALGMIAVPLLATFFHHGEFSAHDVLMSRSALVGYSVGLLGLILVKILAPGFYARQNIRTPVKIAVVTLVATQAMNVLFVFGMDLAHAGLALSIGLGACLNSIILFVFLKRHDIYRPEPGWSLFMLKLAVALTALGISLWFGMGSEASWLERGGWGRILHLGGLVVMGLVVYFAALFLMGFRPRDFAKRGVS; this is encoded by the coding sequence ATGAATCTCCTCAAAGCCCTCGCCACGATCAGCGGCCTGACGCTGGTCTCGCGCATCCTGGCCTTCGTGCGGGATGTGCTGATCGCCCGCGTGTTCGGCGCCGGGTTGGCGACCGACGCCTTCTTCGTCGCCTTCAAACTGCCCAACCTGCTGCGCCGCCTGTTCGCGGAGGGTGCGTTCTCGCAGGCCTTCGTACCCATCTTCGGCGAATACCGCAACCGCAAGAGCGAAGAAGAGACCAAGGTGCTGGTGGACCACGTCACCACCATGCTGGCGCTGATCCTGTTCGTCGTCACGCTGGTCGGCATCGTCGCCGCCCCGATACTCGTCTATATCAGCGCGCCGGGTTTTGCGAAGAATCCCGGCCAGTTCGACCTGACCGTACAGTTATTGCGCATCACCTCCCCTTATATATTCTTCATCTCGCTGGTGGCGGTCGCCGCCGGCATCCTCAACACCTACAACAAATTCTGGGTGCCGGCCTTTGCGCCCATCCTGCTCAACATCTGCTTCATCGGCGGCGCGCTGTGGGCCGCGCCGTATTTCGACCCGCCCATCCTGGCGCTGGCCTGGGCGGTGTTCGTCGCCGGCGTGGTGCAACTCGCCTTCCAGTTACCCTTCCTGAAACAGATCGGCATGTTGCCGACACTGCGTTTCAGCCTGAAGGACGAGGGCATGTGGCGCGTCATCAAACAGATGGGGCCGGCGGCGTTCGGCGTCTCCATCGCCCAGCTCAGCCTCATCATCAACACCATCTTCGCTTCCTTTCTGGTGGCAGGCAGCGTGTCCTGGCTGTATTACGCCGACCGCCTGATGGAATTCCCCACCGGCATGCTGGGCGTGGCGCTCGGCACCATCCTGCTGCCCTCGCTCTCCAAACTGCATGCCAACAGCGACACCGTGCAGTACTCCAAGCTGCTCGACTGGGGGCTGCGCCTCACCTTCCTGCTGGCGCTGCCCGCCGCGCTGGCGCTGGGCATGATCGCCGTGCCGCTGCTGGCGACCTTCTTCCATCACGGCGAGTTCAGCGCGCACGACGTGCTCATGTCCCGTTCCGCGCTGGTCGGCTACAGCGTCGGTTTGCTCGGCCTCATCCTGGTCAAGATCCTCGCCCCCGGCTTCTATGCGCGGCAGAACATCCGCACCCCGGTCAAGATCGCCGTGGTCACGCTGGTCGCCACCCAGGCCATGAACGTGCTGTTCGTGTTTGGCATGGATCTGGCCCATGCCGGGCTGGCGCTCTCCATCGGGCTGGGGGCGTGCCTGAATTCGATCATCCTGTTCGTCTTTCTCAAGCGCCACGACATCTACCGTCCCGAGCCCGGCTGGAGCCTCTTCATGCTCAAGCTGGCGGTTGCACTGACGGCACTGGGTATCTCGCTATGGTTCGGCATGGGCAGCGAGGCCTCGTGGCTGGAGCGCGGCGGATGGGGACGCATCCTGCATCTGGGCGGGCTGGTCGTGATGGGATTGGTGGTGTATTTCGCCGCGCTGTTCCTGATGGGTTTCCGCCCGCGGGATTTTGCGAAGCGCGGCGTGAGTTGA
- a CDS encoding transcriptional regulator: MNIKPIRNDDDLRATFKRLELVFQAAEGTPEADEMEILVTLIEAYEHKHFPIGVVDPVEAIKFRMEQQGLTQKDLEPYIGSSGRVSEVLNRKRRLSLQMVKRLHDGLHIPYESLLSAT, translated from the coding sequence ATGAATATTAAACCGATTCGCAACGACGACGATTTGCGCGCCACCTTTAAGCGGCTTGAACTTGTATTTCAAGCCGCCGAGGGAACGCCCGAGGCAGACGAAATGGAAATCCTGGTAACGCTCATTGAAGCTTACGAGCACAAGCATTTTCCGATCGGTGTGGTCGATCCAGTGGAAGCCATTAAATTCAGAATGGAACAACAGGGTCTCACTCAAAAAGACCTTGAGCCTTATATCGGGTCAAGCGGGCGCGTATCTGAAGTATTGAACCGCAAACGGCGGCTCAGCTTGCAAATGGTGAAACGTCTGCATGATGGCTTGCACATTCCGTATGAAAGCTTACTGTCGGCTACATAA
- a CDS encoding thioredoxin, which produces MSDYSYNVEEDTFEERVVARSHQLPVLMDISAEWCAPCRVLAPLLHKMVFEYDGKFYLGIVDADENMKIAGKHKVRGFPTVVAYSHGVEIDRFHSSQTEGFLRKFIDSVIERHNAAV; this is translated from the coding sequence ATGAGTGATTATTCCTACAACGTTGAAGAAGACACATTCGAAGAACGGGTGGTGGCGCGTTCGCACCAACTGCCCGTGCTGATGGACATCAGCGCCGAATGGTGCGCGCCGTGCCGGGTGCTGGCGCCGCTATTGCACAAGATGGTGTTCGAATACGACGGCAAGTTCTACCTCGGCATCGTCGATGCCGACGAGAACATGAAGATCGCCGGCAAGCACAAGGTGCGCGGCTTCCCCACCGTCGTCGCCTACAGCCACGGCGTCGAGATCGACCGCTTCCACAGCTCGCAGACCGAAGGTTTTCTGCGCAAGTTCATCGACAGCGTGATCGAGCGGCATAACGCGGCTGTCTGA
- a CDS encoding type II toxin-antitoxin system MqsA family antitoxin, translating into MSNPLRVHSNGEAILIYDAAEEAAWLAFCDQVDRQAASELASIRKRLKLTQAQAAKLAGGGKNAFSRYEHGQAKPVAAVINLFKLLDKHPDLIKELK; encoded by the coding sequence ATAAGCAACCCATTACGCGTTCATTCGAACGGCGAAGCGATCTTGATCTATGACGCTGCCGAAGAAGCGGCATGGCTGGCATTTTGCGACCAGGTGGATCGACAGGCTGCGAGTGAGTTGGCATCCATCCGCAAACGCTTGAAACTCACTCAGGCGCAAGCCGCCAAACTGGCGGGGGGCGGCAAGAATGCCTTCTCTCGCTATGAGCACGGACAGGCCAAGCCGGTGGCGGCGGTCATCAATCTGTTCAAACTGCTGGATAAGCACCCTGACCTGATCAAGGAGCTGAAGTGA
- a CDS encoding type II toxin-antitoxin system VapC family toxin encodes MGSCQVNLVLLDTHVWVWLLNGDRKLNPKALKAIEQSLAEEAVLLSAISPWEVAMLVSKGRLTLDRDVGEWVSAAAGIPGIRIEAITPEIAVASTRLPGNIHPDPADRLIAATARHLGALLITEDQLLLNYAAAKHLKALKAGR; translated from the coding sequence ATGGGAAGCTGCCAAGTGAATCTGGTGCTATTGGATACCCATGTTTGGGTGTGGTTGCTTAATGGCGACCGCAAGCTCAACCCGAAGGCATTAAAAGCCATCGAGCAATCCTTGGCTGAAGAAGCGGTTCTGTTGTCGGCCATTTCCCCTTGGGAAGTGGCGATGCTGGTCAGTAAAGGAAGGCTCACCCTGGATCGGGATGTTGGAGAATGGGTGAGCGCAGCCGCCGGTATCCCGGGCATCCGCATAGAAGCCATTACACCCGAGATCGCCGTCGCCAGCACACGACTACCGGGGAACATCCATCCTGATCCGGCTGATCGCCTGATCGCTGCAACGGCACGCCATCTGGGCGCACTGCTGATCACTGAAGACCAACTCCTGCTGAACTATGCAGCAGCCAAGCATCTGAAGGCGTTAAAAGCTGGCAGGTAA
- the rpsT gene encoding 30S ribosomal protein S20 yields MANSAQARKRARQATKQNAHNSGLRSELRTAIKKVAKAIATGDKAAAQAVYKDSVSTVDSIADKKIIHKNKAARHKSRLSAAIKAMA; encoded by the coding sequence ATGGCAAATAGCGCACAAGCTCGCAAGCGTGCACGTCAGGCAACCAAACAGAACGCCCACAATAGTGGCCTGCGTTCGGAATTGCGCACCGCGATCAAGAAGGTCGCCAAGGCGATCGCGACCGGCGACAAAGCCGCAGCGCAAGCCGTTTACAAGGATTCCGTCAGCACCGTGGACAGCATCGCCGACAAGAAGATCATCCACAAGAACAAGGCCGCACGCCACAAGAGCCGCCTGTCTGCAGCGATCAAGGCCATGGCCTGA
- a CDS encoding spore coat protein U domain-containing protein produces the protein MKSSKLKLAAILVALGMVPASVMAATATGTLNVAAAFSSATANVVVAGPIDFGTTQIDGANTPNPTSTTTFTVTVTNGVAYTLNLDGGLAPGVATNTRNMSDGGTNTLEYFLFQDTGLVAYWDTATPVSASGTGSAQTYTVFGASQKPTLSSFAGSYTDTVTITVAY, from the coding sequence ATGAAAAGCAGCAAACTCAAACTCGCAGCGATCCTCGTGGCACTCGGCATGGTGCCGGCATCGGTCATGGCGGCCACGGCAACCGGCACACTCAATGTGGCGGCTGCGTTTTCATCGGCAACGGCCAATGTCGTTGTCGCAGGCCCGATAGATTTTGGCACGACACAAATTGACGGCGCTAATACCCCCAACCCGACTAGCACTACCACGTTCACCGTGACCGTCACTAATGGGGTTGCCTACACATTGAATCTTGATGGCGGGTTGGCTCCTGGTGTGGCCACGAACACCCGCAATATGTCTGACGGCGGCACGAACACGCTCGAATATTTTCTTTTTCAGGATACCGGCTTAGTGGCCTATTGGGATACGGCGACACCCGTTTCTGCATCAGGAACAGGCTCGGCCCAGACCTATACGGTATTTGGAGCATCTCAAAAGCCGACGCTTTCGAGTTTCGCGGGTAGCTATACGGATACCGTGACGATCACTGTCGCTTATTGA
- a CDS encoding type II toxin-antitoxin system HigB family toxin yields the protein MRVIAKSTLVRFWGQPECADSMGALQSWYDEATKAIWKTPQDVKEQYRNASVCGNNRIVFNIAGNKYRLVVEMQYRAGIAWVKFVGTHAQYYKINVETINEY from the coding sequence ATGCGGGTGATTGCCAAGAGCACATTAGTTAGATTCTGGGGTCAGCCAGAGTGTGCAGATTCGATGGGGGCTTTACAAAGCTGGTACGACGAGGCGACCAAAGCAATCTGGAAGACACCGCAGGATGTAAAAGAGCAGTACAGGAACGCGAGTGTTTGCGGGAACAACCGCATCGTGTTCAACATCGCAGGTAATAAGTACCGCCTGGTTGTAGAAATGCAATATCGCGCCGGGATCGCTTGGGTCAAGTTTGTCGGAACCCATGCGCAGTACTACAAGATCAACGTGGAGACGATCAATGAATATTAA
- a CDS encoding spore coat protein U domain-containing protein, translating to MRRKLSHIAAAIALAGLLPAAAQAANTTAQINVTATTVAATASINVSGAFAFGSVQDTATASAQTSFDVIVSSGFPYAVALDGGANYAAGQSFMKDSGGLNAREYVLYQDAARLNVFGPAGSNLSGLTGTGAAQTYPLYASLLAAAGTSGAISDIVTITVTY from the coding sequence ATGCGACGCAAGCTAAGTCACATCGCTGCCGCCATCGCGCTTGCCGGGCTGTTGCCCGCAGCGGCGCAGGCGGCCAACACCACCGCGCAGATCAACGTCACGGCCACCACCGTGGCGGCCACAGCCAGCATCAACGTCTCCGGCGCGTTCGCCTTCGGCAGCGTGCAAGACACCGCCACCGCCAGCGCGCAGACCAGCTTCGATGTCATCGTCAGCAGCGGCTTTCCCTACGCCGTCGCGCTCGACGGCGGCGCGAACTATGCCGCCGGGCAAAGTTTCATGAAAGACAGCGGCGGCCTCAACGCCCGCGAATACGTGCTCTACCAGGATGCCGCCCGCCTCAACGTATTTGGCCCCGCCGGCAGCAACCTGAGCGGCCTCACCGGCACCGGTGCCGCGCAAACCTATCCGCTCTACGCATCGCTACTCGCCGCAGCAGGCACCAGCGGTGCGATCAGCGACATCGTCACCATCACCGTCACTTACTAA
- a CDS encoding fimbrial biogenesis outer membrane usher protein produces the protein MTMQRPRPPRAAGFGLRTVFSLLALAMLPTCPFAAESQQKKSPLLSATAGSGPLIASVTLNTMAVGEFFMMRDGDDLLLDRDTLARMGLTRGLTADDGQRLSLKSLAPRLRFKLDESNGSVSIEADPAMLSGHTETLQLRQPSTATLISSNALYLNYNLNYNKSPFAADSYSAPLELAANWNGLSLINNFNWQNGRQLTRTQSQLVYDDTNELRRLMAGDVTGTSGNRLGSSTLGGVRMFKNYGMAPSIFTGPPLAMKAMLLNPSEVEVYIDGNMVFKGKFPAGELDLRNIPYYRSGLGESKILVRDAFGRESVINDTFYTSTGLLATGLHSYDYSFGVRRSQDALGALHYNGKPVLMASHRYGYADWLTPGLGLESDGSDLRGGVTADMLLGNMGQLGLVTATSRRQGVSGQQFQADYSYASTKLLSPGLFYTRQSVNYGGVYDPLSQSPTANRWRGGASLAVGLGGYASVTGRWSRAMRFDDSRVQDATLAMNTMLPRNVSLSTQFTRSWLPSASPENRIHASLGHSFSNGLYLSANFSRDNSGNTFGIQLQLSPPLGNGYGYSAGITAPPQGDTTSTARLQYHHDHGEFQLGRSGSGNAPTYDASMSGAVLLAGGEAHLTRPIRDSYAVVRVPGMKRVKVRVQNQQVGETDANGTLALPHLHAYMDNTLSIDTAEIPFNYAVDSNSKVVTTGYRGGGVIDFGVRKMQIIGGKAFYRLGDKLESAQYSGMELNGNGVSQKTVIGFGGEIYVEGIAAGSYQARIFNERRDCHFTLMVPESKNFINDLGEVVCDLGAAAKKEKP, from the coding sequence ATGACAATGCAACGACCGCGCCCCCCGCGCGCAGCGGGTTTTGGTTTGCGCACAGTCTTCTCGCTGCTGGCGCTGGCCATGCTGCCGACCTGTCCTTTTGCCGCAGAATCACAGCAGAAAAAGTCCCCCCTTCTATCCGCAACCGCCGGATCGGGACCGCTCATCGCCAGCGTGACGCTCAACACCATGGCGGTCGGCGAGTTTTTCATGATGCGCGACGGCGACGATCTGTTGCTTGACCGCGACACGCTCGCGCGCATGGGTCTGACGCGCGGACTAACGGCCGACGACGGGCAGCGGCTCTCGCTCAAAAGTCTGGCACCGCGGTTGCGCTTCAAGCTGGACGAGAGCAACGGCAGCGTCTCCATTGAGGCCGATCCCGCAATGCTGAGCGGGCACACTGAAACGCTGCAACTGCGCCAGCCGTCGACCGCGACCCTGATCAGCAGCAATGCGCTGTATCTGAATTACAACCTCAATTACAACAAGAGTCCGTTTGCTGCGGATAGCTACAGTGCACCGTTGGAGCTGGCCGCCAACTGGAACGGTCTCTCGCTGATAAATAATTTCAACTGGCAAAATGGGCGTCAGCTGACGCGCACCCAGTCGCAACTGGTATACGACGATACGAACGAACTGCGCCGCTTGATGGCGGGCGATGTGACCGGCACTTCCGGCAATCGACTGGGCAGCAGCACGCTGGGCGGGGTGCGCATGTTCAAGAACTACGGCATGGCCCCCAGCATCTTCACCGGCCCGCCGCTGGCGATGAAAGCGATGCTGCTCAATCCTTCCGAGGTGGAGGTGTATATCGACGGCAATATGGTCTTCAAAGGCAAGTTCCCCGCCGGAGAACTCGACCTGCGCAACATCCCCTACTACCGCTCCGGTTTGGGCGAGTCGAAGATTCTGGTGCGCGATGCTTTCGGCAGGGAGAGTGTCATCAACGATACTTTCTATACCTCCACCGGCTTGCTGGCGACCGGTCTGCACAGCTACGACTATTCCTTTGGCGTGAGGCGCAGCCAGGATGCGCTCGGCGCATTGCATTACAACGGCAAGCCGGTGCTTATGGCCAGCCACCGCTACGGTTACGCCGACTGGCTCACGCCGGGACTGGGCTTGGAAAGCGATGGCAGCGATCTGCGCGGCGGCGTGACGGCCGACATGCTGCTCGGCAATATGGGCCAACTCGGTCTGGTCACCGCCACCAGCCGCAGACAAGGGGTGAGCGGTCAGCAGTTTCAGGCGGACTACAGTTATGCCAGCACCAAACTGCTCTCGCCCGGCCTCTTCTACACCCGCCAATCCGTCAACTACGGCGGCGTATACGATCCACTGAGCCAAAGCCCGACAGCCAACCGCTGGCGCGGCGGGGCTTCGCTGGCGGTGGGGCTCGGCGGTTACGCATCGGTCACCGGCCGCTGGTCGCGCGCGATGCGTTTTGACGACAGCCGCGTGCAGGATGCCACGCTGGCCATGAACACCATGCTGCCGCGCAATGTTTCGCTCTCAACCCAATTCACTCGCAGTTGGCTACCCTCAGCTTCCCCCGAAAACCGCATCCATGCGTCGCTCGGCCACAGTTTCAGCAACGGGCTGTATCTTTCGGCGAACTTTAGCCGCGACAACAGCGGCAACACTTTCGGCATACAACTGCAACTTTCGCCGCCGCTGGGCAACGGCTACGGTTACAGCGCGGGCATTACGGCACCACCACAGGGCGACACCACCAGTACCGCGCGCCTGCAATATCACCACGACCACGGCGAATTCCAGTTGGGGCGCTCCGGTAGCGGTAATGCGCCCACCTACGATGCCAGCATGAGCGGCGCAGTGCTGCTGGCCGGGGGGGAGGCACACCTGACGCGCCCGATCCGCGATAGCTATGCAGTGGTGCGCGTACCCGGCATGAAGCGGGTCAAGGTGCGCGTGCAGAACCAGCAAGTGGGCGAGACCGATGCAAATGGCACGCTGGCGTTACCCCACCTGCATGCCTACATGGATAACACGCTCTCCATCGATACCGCCGAGATCCCGTTCAACTACGCGGTTGATTCCAATTCCAAGGTGGTGACTACCGGCTATCGCGGCGGCGGCGTAATTGATTTCGGAGTCAGAAAGATGCAGATCATTGGCGGCAAAGCTTTCTATCGGCTAGGCGATAAGTTGGAATCGGCGCAATACTCCGGCATGGAATTGAACGGTAACGGGGTCAGCCAGAAGACGGTAATCGGCTTCGGCGGCGAAATCTATGTCGAGGGCATCGCCGCCGGCAGCTACCAGGCGCGTATCTTCAACGAGCGGCGCGACTGCCATTTCACACTGATGGTGCCGGAATCCAAGAATTTCATCAACGACCTCGGCGAGGTGGTGTGCGATCTCGGTGCGGCAGCTAAAAAGGAGAAGCCATAA
- a CDS encoding spore coat protein U domain-containing protein yields METLNRIRCGLLAALLSATLLPGTATAAVATNNLNISVSVPATANLTVQAMDFGSSFNTATDLQATATLTVRIDQSIPYNVTLDAGLNFSGERRMSNGSGGFRSYLLYKDAARTQLWGDSDFAASYTSGSSTAATATANQNAVITVYGLSPGGTHPAGNYSDAVTVTIHY; encoded by the coding sequence ATGGAAACTCTCAATCGCATCCGCTGTGGCCTGCTGGCGGCGCTGTTATCGGCAACGCTGCTGCCCGGCACGGCCACGGCGGCGGTCGCCACCAATAATCTGAATATCTCCGTATCCGTTCCTGCCACGGCCAATCTCACCGTGCAAGCCATGGACTTCGGCAGCAGCTTCAACACCGCGACCGACCTGCAAGCCACCGCCACCCTCACCGTCAGGATAGACCAGTCCATCCCCTACAACGTGACCCTCGATGCCGGGCTCAACTTCTCCGGCGAGCGGCGCATGAGCAACGGCAGCGGCGGCTTCCGCAGCTACCTGCTCTACAAAGATGCCGCGCGCACCCAACTGTGGGGCGACTCCGATTTTGCCGCCAGCTATACGTCAGGCAGCAGCACCGCCGCCACCGCTACCGCCAACCAGAACGCGGTCATCACCGTCTACGGCCTCAGCCCCGGCGGCACCCATCCGGCGGGCAACTACAGCGATGCCGTCACCGTCACCATCCACTACTGA
- a CDS encoding type II toxin-antitoxin system Phd/YefM family antitoxin has translation MQTAIGAGEFKSKCLKLLDDIAEKRGTLVITKHGKPVAKLVPIEPEQHLFGALKGSVVGETDIVSPINAEWEAAK, from the coding sequence ATGCAAACAGCCATCGGAGCAGGGGAGTTCAAATCCAAGTGCTTGAAGCTTCTCGACGACATCGCCGAGAAACGCGGGACCTTGGTCATCACCAAGCACGGCAAACCCGTGGCAAAGCTGGTGCCCATCGAGCCGGAGCAACACCTGTTCGGCGCGCTCAAGGGGAGTGTCGTTGGAGAGACGGACATCGTTTCACCGATCAACGCCGAATGGGAAGCTGCCAAGTGA